taaataatgcATTTCAATGTACAGTTGCAAATAATTACTTGTTTTTGTTACATAATGTATAATTCTTTGTTGCTTAAAATTGATATGTTTACAAATTGCCAataaatttgccttttttaaaaTGGTACTGACCATTTCAAAAGTCCTCCATTACTGTACATGACGTGTCAAAAGTCAATGAATATTACTGTTTAACTGCAAAATTTGTCACACTGTTACCATAATTAACCTCAAAATACCTTAACCTTGAAGCATTGAGAACACAAGAACACAAGAACACAAGCCCAGTAATTTGTGTCAGTCTAGAGGGCATCAGCCtgtcaaaatgaatttttgttgaCATTAGACTTCAATATTAAGGCCTTCATCAGCTCATTCTGCTGTATCATAACTGCTTGAAACTGCTGGTGTTGTTGCTGTTGAAGCTCTTGCTGTTGGTGCATCATTGCCATCATGTACTCAATCCTCTGCTTTTCAATATCTTCCTTCAGCTTTAATTCTTGCTCTCTTATTTTCAGCTCCTGCTCTCTAATTGCTGCCTCttgcaaatttttttctttcaagtacTCCATGGTGTCATTTCCAGTCTTcctcagtttctttttcttcacctCGTCTTCGCATgttgcttcttttcttttcttgctcTGAGATAGATTTTCCATAGCAATTCTTCTTATTTCCAACGCACTTTCCatgtctttttcttcttttgagagACTTAGTTCACCTGTGTTAAAAGATTCAAGAATTCATTCAATCATTTCAACACCATGTGCATTCATGGAAAGTTACATTGAATAATAGACTAAAAGCTTAAAGAggttaataataacaatgataagaGAAGCAAGAAGTGGCAAGGAGACCTCAGCAAACCCCAGGGTTTATACTGAAAGGTTCCCTCGGAATTGTGTTGAGGCTGTAAAGACTAGTCTTAGTAATTCAATTTAAATTCAAGAGCTTGagccaaaaaacacttaatatggACAGTGGTCACTATGGACTGAAGAAAC
Above is a genomic segment from Acropora muricata isolate sample 2 chromosome 1, ASM3666990v1, whole genome shotgun sequence containing:
- the LOC136924975 gene encoding mRNA export factor GLE1-like, which gives rise to MDWTDDHDIALMKEVRIENPFKTKKKTSARAQIWQKIADKLSGVKQPLFKENMSKRSIQDRYILVSDKYKQRMRREAAASGISPSYSELDQLIEECIGLEKLEDDLRQKDSELSLSKEEKDMESALEIRRIAMENLSQSKKRKEATCEDEVKKKKLRKTGNDTMEYLKEKNLQEAAIREQELKIREQELKLKEDIEKQRIEYMMAMMHQQQELQQQQHQQFQAVMIQQNELMKALILKSNVNKNSF